CGAACGTCAATTTTGTCGCATTCGGCCGTTTCTGCATGCCGGACAAGGCCGTGGGACAGACTTTCGCCCTTTTCGTGATCGCGCTGGCCGCCGCCGAGGTCTGCATCGCGCTCAGCCTCATCCTCCTCTTGTACCGCCAAAAAGGATCGATCGACGCCGAACGGGCGAACGATCTGAAAGGCTAGGACGATGGAGCTGAAACTTCTCTGGATCATCCAATTGGCGCCGCTGGCGGCGTTCTTCCTGATCCAGCTCCTGCCGCCTTCCGGAAAGAAAACCGCGCCCGCGATAGCCGTCGCGTTCGCCGCGCTGGCCGCCGCTTCGAGCCTCGCTCTCTTTGCGCACCATGCGGACGGCCGCGCACTGCCCGCCGAGTACTCGCGCCTATGGCTTCAGGTGACGGACACGCACGCGCTTTCCATCGGTTTTCTCGTCGACAAGCTGAATCTGCTCATGATCTCTCTCGTCACCGTGATCGCCGCGTTCGTCCACATCTTCTCGTACTACTACATGGCCGAAGATCCTTCGCGTGCCCGCTACTTCGGGTTCCTCAGCTTCTTCGCTTTCGCGATGACCGGTCTCGTCCTATCCAGCAATCTGCTTCAGACCTTTCTCTTTTGGGAGCTCGTCGGCTTGGCCTCCTACCTGCTCATCGGCTTCTGGTACGAGAAGACGAGCGCCGCCACGGCCGCGCGCAAGGCGTTCGTGATCAACCGTCTGGCGGACCTCGGTTTTTACCTCGGCATCATTCTGCTGTTCCTTTTCTTCGGAACGGTCGATTTTCTCAAGCTCGACGCCGAGGCCCTGCGCGCCCAGTTCCCTGCGTTCGCCGCGGCCGGGCTGGGCCTGCTCGTCTTCACGGGCGTGATGGGCAAGTCCGCGCAGTTTCCTTTCCACAACTGGCTGCCGGACGCCATGGAAGGCCCGACGCCGGTCAGCGCGCTCATCCACGCCGCGACCATGGTGGCCGCGGGCGTTTACCTTGTCGCGCGCTCGTTTGTGCTGCTCGAAGTGTTCCCGCAGGTCATGCCCGTCATTGCCGTGATCGGTACGATCACGGCTTTCATGGCCGCCTTCATCGCGCTGACCGCAACTGACATCAAGAAAGTGCTCGCCTATTCCACGATCTCGCA
The genomic region above belongs to Verrucomicrobiia bacterium and contains:
- a CDS encoding NADH-quinone oxidoreductase subunit K; its protein translation is NVNFVAFGRFCMPDKAVGQTFALFVIALAAAEVCIALSLILLLYRQKGSIDAERANDLKG